One window from the genome of Deltaproteobacteria bacterium encodes:
- a CDS encoding glycosyltransferase, translating into MRYDTALRAYTSKRIEEIERADILIGIPCYFNQETITHVIQMVSHGLFRHYRELRSVIMIADGGSTDDTREIVKDFEIKPWQEKITSIYRGPAGKGSAFRSVFETAKRLKVKACMVVDSDLRSITSDWVKYLLEPILENDYQFVCPVYSRYKYDGTITNNIVYNLTRALYGLRIRQPIGGDFAFVGDLAAYYIDQDVWDTDVARYGIDIWMTTNAITNNLKICQSNLGVKIHDAKDPAESLGPMFRQVVHTLFVLMEHHEAEWKAVKGSRTVPLFGLEKILEPEPIHIDLDQLVKEYKTGFRHFKGLYRDIFCPECFEELKKCASKAKTKFIMPARTWVMVLYETAATFHRWTDNRTQLVNLVTPLYLGRVASFVNQTRKMTSSQAEEVVEEQAQAFEDYKDYLVRAWDERPKKRH; encoded by the coding sequence ACCATCACTCACGTTATTCAGATGGTCAGCCACGGCCTTTTTCGCCATTACAGGGAGTTGCGGTCTGTTATCATGATCGCTGACGGCGGCTCTACCGATGACACCCGGGAGATCGTCAAGGATTTTGAGATCAAGCCGTGGCAGGAAAAGATTACCTCCATCTACCGGGGACCGGCAGGGAAGGGCTCGGCCTTTCGATCCGTCTTTGAAACCGCAAAACGTCTAAAGGTCAAAGCCTGTATGGTTGTTGACTCGGACCTGCGCTCCATTACGAGCGATTGGGTAAAATATCTTCTTGAGCCGATTCTGGAAAATGACTACCAGTTTGTCTGCCCTGTGTATTCCCGGTACAAGTATGACGGAACCATTACAAATAATATCGTCTATAATCTCACCCGTGCTCTTTACGGGCTGCGCATCCGTCAGCCCATTGGCGGCGACTTCGCGTTTGTCGGCGACCTGGCGGCATACTATATTGACCAGGATGTCTGGGATACGGACGTGGCCCGCTATGGCATTGACATTTGGATGACGACCAACGCGATTACTAACAACTTAAAGATCTGTCAGTCCAACCTGGGAGTCAAGATCCACGATGCCAAGGATCCTGCAGAGTCGCTTGGGCCTATGTTTCGTCAGGTGGTCCACACGCTTTTTGTCCTCATGGAGCACCATGAGGCCGAGTGGAAGGCTGTCAAAGGCAGCCGGACTGTACCCCTATTCGGACTTGAGAAAATCTTGGAACCGGAGCCTATTCACATTGATCTTGACCAGCTGGTCAAAGAGTACAAAACCGGCTTTCGGCACTTCAAGGGTCTCTATAGGGATATCTTCTGCCCGGAATGTTTCGAGGAGCTTAAGAAATGCGCTTCCAAGGCCAAGACCAAGTTTATCATGCCCGCTAGAACCTGGGTCATGGTTCTTTACGAGACCGCAGCTACTTTCCATCGCTGGACCGACAACCGGACCCAACTGGTGAATCTGGTCACCCCCCTTTATCTTGGTCGTGTAGCATCCTTTGTCAACCAGACGAGAAAGATGACTTCCAGCCAGGCCGAAGAAGTGGTTGAGGAGCAGGCCCAGGCCTTTGAAGACTATAAGGATTATCTTGTCCGAGCTTGGGACGAGAGGCCGAAAAAAAGGCACTGA
- a CDS encoding methyltransferase domain-containing protein, with protein MFDEVYLLTDARSVCNEEITHREVDLICELLPIRSEHEVLDLCGGNGRHSLELCARGFAGCTLLDYSFYLIDCARTRAVECNYQMKFIRADARSTGLTPDSFDDVLIMGNSLGYVQEHSADRQILAEAMRVLHSGGWVLIDVTDGAQVRASLNPTAWHEIGADIVVCRERKMEGNTLYAREMVLSKQKGVVRDCIYAIRLYESRAIWDLLEQAGFEQVKLHTDFSPHQRPGDYGFMNHRMLAAGQKP; from the coding sequence ATGTTCGATGAGGTTTATCTCCTCACGGACGCCCGTTCGGTCTGCAACGAAGAAATCACCCACCGTGAGGTGGACCTAATCTGCGAACTTCTGCCGATCCGTTCCGAACACGAGGTCTTGGATCTGTGTGGCGGCAATGGCCGTCACAGCTTGGAACTGTGCGCCCGCGGCTTTGCGGGATGCACCCTGCTGGACTATTCTTTCTATCTGATTGACTGTGCCAGGACAAGGGCCGTCGAGTGCAACTATCAGATGAAATTCATCCGGGCCGACGCGAGAAGCACGGGGCTTACGCCCGACAGCTTTGACGACGTGCTGATTATGGGAAATTCCCTGGGCTATGTCCAGGAACACAGCGCTGACAGGCAAATCTTGGCCGAAGCCATGCGCGTCCTTCACTCCGGTGGCTGGGTTTTAATTGACGTAACAGACGGCGCGCAAGTCAGGGCTTCCCTTAACCCGACCGCGTGGCATGAGATTGGCGCGGATATCGTGGTCTGCCGAGAGCGCAAAATGGAAGGAAATACGCTATACGCACGTGAAATGGTTCTCAGCAAACAAAAAGGCGTAGTACGTGACTGCATTTACGCCATCCGTCTTTATGAGTCCCGAGCCATTTGGGATCTCCTGGAACAGGCAGGATTCGAGCAAGTCAAGCTCCATACCGATTTTTCCCCCCACCAGAGACCGGGAGACTATGGCTTCATGAACCATCGAATGCTCGCGGCAGGCCAAAAACCATAA